Proteins from a genomic interval of Bacillota bacterium:
- the rlmD gene encoding 23S rRNA (uracil(1939)-C(5))-methyltransferase RlmD: MARVRAPLVPGDVVSVEVTGVAHDGAGVGRADGLAVFVPGTVPGDLALVRVSEVRRTFAVAKLVSVERASEVRVDPGCPSFGRCGGCQLRHVAYHAQLSFKTRRVREAFRRIGHIADVDVAPCLPAPVIDGYRNRVQFALDEKADGTRVVGFRPAGTHLVVDVDLCGLAMGEVNEAGQLLRKVLNSPEGSGIRVGPESLHHAAVRVSSCTKEVMVILVTASRDLSGFDAVARSLAHLKASIVSVHVAVSPARKGANWLGRASLLHGRETITECVRDRRFIISAESFFQVNLAQTERLVDTVEASASLTGTETLLDVYCGTGLMSICLAGDCAHVVGVEAVQEAVRDARVNARANRVGNAQFIAGRAETILGDLMARGLKPDVVVLDPPRAGCDREVLVATAEMKPSRAVYVSCDPETLARDLGFLNELGYRTRSVQPLDMFPNTSHVEAVALITPDPR, encoded by the coding sequence TTGGCGAGAGTCAGAGCTCCTCTCGTGCCCGGAGATGTCGTTTCAGTCGAGGTGACCGGGGTTGCCCACGATGGCGCCGGGGTGGGGCGGGCGGACGGACTCGCGGTGTTCGTTCCGGGCACAGTTCCGGGGGACCTGGCACTGGTCCGGGTTTCAGAGGTGCGCAGGACTTTCGCCGTGGCTAAGTTGGTCTCGGTTGAGAGGGCGTCAGAGGTTCGGGTGGACCCCGGGTGTCCCTCTTTCGGCAGGTGCGGCGGATGTCAACTCCGGCACGTGGCTTACCATGCCCAACTCTCGTTCAAGACTCGAAGAGTTCGCGAGGCCTTCCGACGGATCGGGCACATTGCAGATGTCGACGTCGCACCGTGTCTGCCTGCGCCGGTTATCGATGGGTACCGCAATCGCGTCCAGTTCGCACTGGACGAGAAAGCGGACGGGACCAGGGTTGTGGGGTTCAGGCCGGCAGGCACACACCTGGTGGTGGACGTGGACCTATGCGGGCTTGCGATGGGGGAAGTGAATGAGGCCGGCCAGCTTCTCCGCAAGGTCCTGAACAGCCCCGAAGGGTCAGGGATCCGGGTAGGCCCCGAAAGCCTGCACCATGCTGCGGTGAGAGTCTCCTCATGCACCAAAGAAGTGATGGTCATCCTCGTGACTGCCTCTCGGGACTTGTCTGGGTTTGATGCGGTCGCACGGAGCCTCGCACATCTGAAGGCCAGTATCGTCTCTGTGCATGTCGCGGTCTCTCCTGCGCGAAAGGGAGCTAACTGGCTCGGGCGAGCTTCACTCCTCCACGGCCGGGAGACTATCACGGAGTGCGTGAGGGACCGGCGGTTCATCATCTCGGCGGAGTCTTTCTTTCAGGTAAACCTGGCTCAGACGGAGCGGCTGGTCGATACGGTCGAAGCCAGCGCGTCACTCACAGGCACCGAGACCTTGCTCGATGTGTACTGTGGCACGGGACTCATGTCCATCTGCCTTGCGGGGGATTGTGCGCATGTGGTGGGTGTGGAGGCGGTGCAGGAGGCGGTGCGGGACGCGCGGGTGAACGCCCGCGCCAACAGGGTTGGCAACGCCCAGTTCATCGCGGGACGCGCCGAAACGATCCTCGGTGACTTGATGGCCCGTGGCCTCAAGCCCGATGTGGTGGTTCTGGATCCCCCGCGGGCAGGATGCGATAGGGAGGTCCTTGTTGCTACAGCGGAGATGAAGCCGTCCCGCGCGGTGTACGTATCGTGTGATCCCGAGACGCTCGCCAGAGACCTGGGTTTCCTGAACGAGCTGGGGTATCGGACGAGGTCCGTGCAGCCGTTGGACATGTTCCCGAACACCTCCCACGTGGAGGCGGTTGCCCTGATTACCCCGGATCCCCGATGA
- the ald gene encoding alanine dehydrogenase, whose product MIVGVPKEIKDNENRIAITPAGVAELVKFGHTVIVEKGGGVGSGVSDEEYISAGARIAPTAHDVFAEAEMIMKVKEPLPAEYDLFREGQILFTYLHLAPEPELTRMLMRKKIVSIAYETIQLDNGSLPLLTPMSEVAGRMSVQVGAHFLEKVHGGRGMLLGGVPGVPPAEVVIIGGGTVGTNAAKMAVGMGARVTILDKAADRLRYLDDIFRGTVETLMSNTYNIAEAVKSADLLIGGVLIPGAKAPRLVSEDMVKTMKPGSVIVDVAIDQGGCVETVDHPTTHSNPVYVKHGVVHYSVANMPGAVARTSTFALTNATLPYAVRIASQGYAAAIREDRALAKGVNVINGVVTYKAVAEAHEMEYVPLEQAMA is encoded by the coding sequence ATGATAGTCGGCGTTCCCAAGGAGATTAAGGACAACGAAAACCGGATAGCTATTACTCCGGCCGGTGTGGCTGAACTCGTGAAGTTCGGGCACACAGTGATAGTCGAGAAGGGCGGCGGGGTTGGAAGCGGAGTATCGGACGAGGAGTATATCTCAGCGGGGGCCAGGATCGCTCCGACGGCACATGACGTCTTTGCCGAGGCAGAGATGATCATGAAGGTCAAGGAGCCGCTGCCCGCCGAGTATGACTTGTTCCGCGAAGGGCAGATCCTCTTCACGTACCTGCATCTTGCCCCTGAGCCCGAGCTTACCCGCATGCTCATGAGGAAGAAGATCGTCTCCATAGCGTACGAAACCATCCAGCTGGACAACGGGTCCTTGCCTCTCCTCACTCCCATGAGCGAAGTTGCAGGTCGGATGTCCGTCCAGGTTGGTGCGCATTTTCTCGAGAAGGTTCACGGGGGCAGAGGTATGCTCCTAGGTGGAGTGCCCGGTGTGCCCCCGGCCGAGGTTGTCATCATCGGTGGAGGGACGGTCGGGACCAACGCCGCCAAGATGGCGGTGGGCATGGGCGCGCGTGTGACGATACTCGACAAAGCCGCCGACCGCCTGCGTTACCTGGATGACATATTCAGAGGCACTGTGGAGACCTTGATGTCCAACACATACAACATCGCTGAGGCTGTCAAGTCCGCTGATCTCCTGATAGGCGGCGTCCTCATCCCCGGTGCGAAGGCTCCGAGGCTCGTGTCGGAGGACATGGTCAAGACGATGAAACCCGGGTCAGTCATAGTGGACGTCGCGATTGACCAGGGTGGGTGCGTCGAGACGGTTGATCACCCGACCACCCACTCCAACCCGGTGTACGTAAAACACGGGGTTGTCCACTACTCTGTCGCAAACATGCCTGGGGCGGTTGCGCGCACGTCCACTTTCGCCCTGACCAACGCAACGCTGCCGTATGCAGTCCGGATCGCCAGCCAGGGTTATGCCGCTGCGATCCGCGAGGATCGAGCGCTCGCGAAGGGCGTGAATGTGATAAACGGGGTTGTGACATACAAGGCTGTAGCGGAGGCGCACGAGATGGAGTATGTCCCCCTCGAACAGGCCATGGCGTAA